In Synechococcus sp. RS9909, one genomic interval encodes:
- a CDS encoding NAD(P)/FAD-dependent oxidoreductase has translation MAGEHFFLELEPPEERLRHAPHVVIVGGGFAGVRACKALANAEVRITLIDKRNFNLFQPLLYQVATGLVSRGDVATPLRQLVGKQRNVQVLLGEVTQIHPAGKQIVFNGKAYSYDHLVLATGSGSTFFGHEDWRTFAPPMKILEHAEEIRRRLLMALEQAEQTPDPQVRQFLQTVVIVGGGPTGCEMAGAVSELMRNAMRREFRQLNPDTTRIVLVDPGDRVLRAMPEMLSESARKTLEGLGVEMLFKGRVQTMRPGEVTVGTPEGDRRLQAATVIWTAGVRPSHLGRKLAEEIDCDLDRGGRVVVEPDFSVKGHPEIRVVGDLCCYTHTKDGKPLPGMAGPATQAGGFVGKDIAAIVAGSNRPNFSWFDFGSMAVLDRVSAVADLRGFKFSGGIGWLLWAVAHLAFMPNTENRISLLIKWLFAVVSQERASMLLTGMPSQHMGLDAPDAPFPMKSGSGPSIASPDAALKAAIDYYSNHVSGLGDQAGEPSADSAEDSTAAIK, from the coding sequence ATGGCTGGTGAGCATTTCTTCCTGGAGCTGGAGCCCCCTGAGGAGCGGCTGCGCCATGCCCCCCACGTGGTGATCGTGGGAGGTGGTTTTGCCGGCGTACGCGCCTGCAAGGCCCTGGCCAACGCTGAAGTGCGCATCACTCTGATCGACAAACGCAATTTCAACCTGTTCCAGCCCCTGCTGTATCAGGTGGCCACCGGTCTGGTGTCGCGCGGTGATGTCGCCACACCGCTGCGCCAGCTGGTGGGCAAGCAGCGCAATGTGCAGGTGTTGCTCGGAGAGGTCACCCAGATCCACCCGGCCGGGAAACAGATCGTCTTCAACGGCAAGGCCTACAGCTACGACCACCTGGTCTTGGCGACCGGCTCGGGCAGCACCTTCTTCGGCCATGAAGACTGGCGCACCTTCGCGCCACCGATGAAGATCCTTGAGCACGCTGAGGAAATCCGCCGCCGTCTTCTGATGGCGCTGGAACAGGCGGAACAGACTCCCGATCCCCAGGTGCGTCAATTCCTGCAGACCGTGGTGATCGTGGGTGGCGGCCCGACCGGCTGTGAAATGGCCGGCGCCGTCTCGGAACTGATGCGCAACGCCATGCGTCGGGAGTTTCGGCAATTGAACCCCGACACCACGCGGATCGTGCTGGTGGATCCCGGTGATCGGGTGCTCCGGGCGATGCCGGAGATGCTCTCGGAGTCGGCCCGCAAAACCCTGGAAGGCCTCGGGGTGGAGATGCTCTTCAAGGGACGCGTTCAGACCATGCGTCCCGGCGAAGTCACGGTTGGCACACCGGAAGGTGATCGTCGCCTGCAGGCGGCCACGGTGATCTGGACCGCCGGCGTGCGCCCCTCCCACCTCGGCCGCAAGTTGGCGGAGGAAATCGACTGTGATCTCGATCGTGGCGGCCGGGTGGTGGTGGAGCCCGACTTCTCCGTGAAAGGGCACCCAGAAATCCGGGTGGTGGGAGATCTCTGCTGCTACACGCACACCAAGGACGGCAAGCCGCTGCCTGGAATGGCAGGGCCCGCCACCCAGGCCGGCGGTTTCGTCGGCAAAGACATCGCCGCGATCGTGGCCGGAAGCAATCGGCCCAACTTCAGCTGGTTTGACTTCGGCAGCATGGCCGTGCTCGATCGGGTCTCGGCCGTGGCCGACCTGCGCGGCTTCAAATTCTCCGGCGGCATCGGCTGGCTGCTCTGGGCGGTCGCCCACCTGGCCTTCATGCCCAACACCGAGAACCGCATCTCCCTTTTGATCAAGTGGTTGTTCGCCGTGGTGTCGCAGGAGCGTGCCTCCATGCTGCTCACCGGCATGCCGAGCCAGCACATGGGCCTGGATGCACCGGATGCGCCCTTCCCGATGAAGAGCGGCAGCGGCCCCTCGATCGCCTCCCCCGATGCTGCCCTCAAGGCAGCGATCGACTACTACTCCAATCACGTGTCCGGCCTGGGGGATCAGGCCGGCGAACCCAGCGCCGATTCCGCTGAAGACTCCACCGCCGCCATCAAATAG
- a CDS encoding DUF565 domain-containing protein, whose protein sequence is MTSRLQSTRLQTRVGEWTTRLSEWAQNPWRRGSLLLIVLMTGFFLGNAIGSIAGASGLMDPIAALVTVVIWEVMVRLRRSWRPDLRGGLSVQMLDMARIGLLYGLLLEGFKLL, encoded by the coding sequence ATGACCTCCCGCCTGCAATCCACTCGGCTGCAGACCCGCGTTGGTGAATGGACGACACGCCTGAGTGAGTGGGCGCAGAACCCCTGGCGGCGGGGTTCATTGCTGCTGATCGTTCTGATGACGGGGTTCTTCCTCGGCAACGCCATTGGCAGCATCGCCGGTGCCAGCGGCTTGATGGATCCGATCGCCGCCCTGGTGACGGTGGTGATCTGGGAGGTGATGGTGCGCCTCCGCCGCTCCTGGCGCCCCGACCTGCGGGGTGGGCTGAGCGTCCAAATGCTCGACATGGCCAGGATCGGACTGCTGTATGGCCTTCTGCTCGAGGGCTTCAAGCTGCTGTGA
- a CDS encoding PCP reductase family protein has translation MNWTSEAEQALKEVPFFVRPAVRKRIEAMARESKRDPIDLSFYTEARARFGQP, from the coding sequence ATGAACTGGACCAGCGAAGCCGAGCAGGCTCTCAAAGAAGTGCCTTTCTTCGTGCGGCCTGCCGTGCGGAAACGCATCGAAGCCATGGCCCGGGAGTCGAAGCGGGATCCGATCGATCTCAGTTTTTACACAGAGGCGCGCGCCCGCTTCGGGCAGCCATGA
- a CDS encoding DUF2555 domain-containing protein, producing the protein MTQDRLDAFDEEAVAVLAQRLEEDDYPSPFAGLDDWHLLRALAIHRPDLTRPYVHLIDQEPFDED; encoded by the coding sequence ATGACGCAGGATCGACTCGACGCTTTTGACGAAGAGGCTGTCGCTGTGCTGGCGCAACGGCTGGAGGAGGACGACTACCCTTCGCCCTTCGCCGGTCTCGACGATTGGCATCTGTTGCGGGCTCTCGCCATCCATCGACCGGATCTGACGCGTCCCTACGTCCATCTGATCGATCAGGAACCCTTCGATGAGGACTGA